From Roseibium alexandrii DFL-11, the proteins below share one genomic window:
- a CDS encoding substrate-binding periplasmic protein: MKTVRKCLLTICAAVTAVCAGAALADADEHVRLVTLVQDADYAPFMTAEESGPAGIYAEIIKEADKRLPGYTIELTSAPWTRAKFLVQSGKVNGLIGTYHKPIRRPWIRHFSTPMATETIYVYCREGVAQDHWEYPKDYAGLLFSNNAGFSTPGAEFFKMVLNGKIQLIEEQTTDANLRLLQIGRADCYVQQQEAVELSIQSNNFDKIKPIREVHTETAHIGYSQHWSAEDGDTFIADMDSVLKQMTADGTIRKIIMNWTDGTI, translated from the coding sequence ATGAAAACCGTACGGAAATGCCTTCTGACGATTTGTGCCGCTGTCACGGCGGTGTGCGCAGGCGCCGCGCTGGCTGATGCCGATGAACACGTGCGTCTCGTCACGCTCGTTCAAGACGCGGACTATGCGCCCTTCATGACGGCCGAAGAGTCCGGGCCTGCCGGGATCTATGCGGAAATCATCAAAGAGGCCGACAAACGGCTGCCGGGTTATACGATCGAGCTGACGTCTGCGCCCTGGACACGGGCCAAGTTCCTCGTGCAAAGCGGCAAGGTGAATGGCCTGATCGGCACCTATCACAAGCCAATCCGCAGGCCGTGGATCCGCCATTTTTCAACGCCCATGGCGACAGAAACGATTTATGTTTATTGCCGGGAAGGCGTAGCCCAGGACCACTGGGAATACCCGAAGGATTATGCGGGGCTGCTCTTCAGCAACAATGCCGGTTTCTCAACTCCGGGCGCGGAGTTTTTTAAGATGGTATTGAATGGCAAAATCCAGCTTATTGAAGAACAGACGACCGATGCCAATTTGCGTCTTTTGCAAATAGGCCGCGCCGATTGTTATGTGCAACAACAAGAGGCAGTCGAACTCTCCATCCAGTCCAACAACTTCGACAAGATCAAACCGATCCGGGAAGTCCACACGGAAACCGCCCATATCGGCTACAGCCAGCATTGGAGCGCGGAAGACGGCGATACCTTCATTGCCGACATGGACAGTGTCCTGAAACAAATGACTGCCGATGGCACGATCCGGAAGATCATCATGAACTGGACTGACGGTACAATATAG